One Chryseobacterium sp. StRB126 genomic region harbors:
- a CDS encoding sulfite exporter TauE/SafE family protein produces the protein MILKIALLFAGTILAFWISAICGGGASLILIPILNLLLPTSLVPFSLTIGTFTSSASRIAVFKQHINWKIFLWFVPFSIPAVLLGAYLIKYVNPNYLQLMIAFFLIANLPQLFTSKNKAEETEKEYPKSALALIGFSAGFISGITGAVGLLFNRFYLKFGLKKEEIVATRAANEVFLHLIKLIIYISLGLYSNTALWLGIAIAVAAIVSSYTVKYILPHLSENLFKKIGYSAMVISGITLMTSTSGKIIQQDQVVINSSSTAHKKVYTMTWRDTRVALEYKAKEGIEIEKSVHPEELSGHLKDKYHTLMEHYDEVQIEKVYVLGKKISHEFYCYKDNVLTKFKA, from the coding sequence ATGATTTTAAAAATTGCCCTTTTATTCGCAGGAACCATCCTTGCATTCTGGATCAGCGCTATTTGTGGCGGTGGTGCAAGTCTTATTTTGATTCCGATCCTGAATCTTTTGCTTCCTACTTCACTGGTTCCATTTTCTTTAACGATCGGAACCTTTACAAGTTCAGCCTCCCGTATAGCAGTATTTAAGCAACACATCAACTGGAAAATCTTCTTATGGTTTGTTCCGTTTTCGATTCCTGCTGTTTTGCTGGGTGCTTATCTAATTAAATATGTAAACCCGAATTATCTGCAATTGATGATTGCTTTCTTTCTGATTGCCAATCTTCCACAGCTTTTTACTTCCAAAAATAAGGCTGAAGAAACTGAAAAGGAATATCCAAAATCAGCATTGGCGCTTATTGGCTTTTCTGCAGGGTTTATTTCAGGAATTACAGGTGCTGTAGGGTTGCTTTTTAACCGTTTTTATCTGAAATTCGGACTTAAAAAAGAAGAAATTGTAGCAACCCGTGCTGCCAACGAGGTATTTCTTCATCTTATTAAGCTTATCATTTATATCTCGTTAGGATTATATTCCAACACTGCTCTTTGGTTGGGAATTGCCATTGCAGTCGCGGCTATTGTCTCTTCTTACACTGTGAAATATATTCTTCCGCATCTGAGTGAAAACCTGTTTAAAAAGATAGGGTATAGCGCTATGGTTATTTCCGGGATTACATTAATGACAAGTACGTCAGGAAAGATCATACAACAAGACCAGGTTGTTATCAATTCTTCATCTACGGCACATAAAAAGGTCTATACTATGACCTGGAGAGATACTCGTGTAGCATTAGAATACAAAGCTAAAGAGGGAATAGAGATTGAAAAAAGTGTACATCCCGAAGAACTATCCGGGCACCTGAAGGACAAGTATCATACACTTATGGAACATTATGATGAAGTTCAGATTGAAAAAGTGTATGTGTTGGGAAAGAAGATATCCCATGAGTTTTATTGCTATAAAGACAATGTGCTTACCAAATTTAAAGCTTGA
- a CDS encoding membrane protein, with the protein MRTANKVAAVTILFWLMKIVATTLGETLGDFISMTLNLGYTKGILITLFFFILILSIQLGVKKYIPAVYWMVIIGTTTLGTEISDFIDRTLKAGYLIGSLILLFGLLTSLFLWYKKYGNLEVYPIMERNKEFYYWTAILFSNSLGTAFGDFLSDNLGLGYMTGACITGLIILVVVMLHYFTKINHVVLFWIAFVFTRPFGATFGDLLTKPLAKGGLDLGTINASLVSLVLMVLMVIISQKKHNKELS; encoded by the coding sequence ATGAGAACGGCAAACAAAGTAGCAGCAGTCACTATCCTTTTCTGGCTCATGAAAATTGTAGCCACCACATTAGGAGAAACCTTAGGAGATTTTATTTCCATGACCCTCAATTTGGGGTATACCAAAGGGATTCTCATTACCTTATTCTTTTTCATTCTTATATTATCCATACAGCTTGGCGTTAAAAAATATATTCCGGCTGTCTATTGGATGGTCATTATCGGGACCACAACCCTTGGTACGGAGATCTCTGATTTTATAGACAGAACATTGAAAGCAGGGTATTTAATAGGGAGTCTGATTCTTCTTTTTGGACTTTTGACATCTCTGTTTCTATGGTACAAAAAATATGGTAACCTTGAAGTCTATCCCATCATGGAGCGAAATAAAGAATTTTATTATTGGACTGCTATTTTATTTTCCAACAGCTTAGGGACTGCATTCGGGGATTTTCTGAGCGATAATCTGGGATTAGGATATATGACCGGAGCTTGTATTACCGGACTTATTATTCTTGTGGTGGTTATGCTTCATTACTTCACAAAAATCAATCATGTTGTCTTGTTCTGGATTGCATTTGTATTTACGAGACCATTTGGAGCTACATTCGGAGATCTCTTAACCAAACCTCTTGCAAAGGGTGGTCTTGATTTGGGGACCATCAATGCGTCTCTCGTATCTCTGGTCTTGATGGTTCTGATGGTCATTATTTCACAGAAAAAGCATAATAAGGAATTGTCCTGA
- a CDS encoding TonB-dependent receptor domain-containing protein — protein sequence MNKTRLLLFPTFAISSMITAQIASVTVSGKATNNDKAALPYASIVLKKEKDSAFVAGTITNEEGRFSITGIKPDHYLMETSITGYNRQILPVFIGSLSEFLEIPLIELERKKEQETKIEEVILSGTKKNEINNQLDKKIYSVADNISQSGGSVLQSMQNLPGITVQDGKVQLRGNDKVTVLIDGKQTALTGFGSQTGLDNIPSSAIDKIEIINNPSSKYDANGNAGIINIIMKKNKQNGWNGKVGFTTGLGSLWVRKENLPTIRPQYTLTPKINPSLSVNYRKNKVNLFLQADNLYTETLNKNEFVTRTYDDGTIINSQLKRNRNTNFFTTKAGMDWNIDAQNTLTISGMFGSEKIIDRGDQPFFNGDLSQRLRLWQFLEDELKTTVMGTASYQHKFKEAGHLLNVGFNYTFHREDEKYFYDNYLPSSTGTDAFKLLSDEQVYDFNIDYIKPLRYGRLETGIKLRSRSIPTNMNFIPGANSVLDVSAGGKADYKEFIPAVYGNYVLENEKWEAELGLRLEYVRIEYDVNPNHPTYKSDGYNYTQPFPNFRLAYKLNDRNKFSIFYNRRVDRPNEVDIRIFPKYDDAEIIKVGNPALRPQFTNSIELGYKYNWDNGYLYSALYHRFANGTITRISSIVPGSTLIYAIFQNAGRSYNTGLEAIWNQKISDVYSFNVNGNLYRNQIDAFSVQNLYPTPNVFSADQQTVVSGNIKWNNIFHFAKGLSAQLTAVYLAPDIIPQGRIQSRFSMDIGLKKAIQKGKGELFLNASDLLNTMVIKKNIQGMGFSYTSNDYYETQVVRLGYSYKF from the coding sequence ATGAATAAAACGAGACTTTTACTTTTTCCGACGTTTGCTATTTCTTCCATGATTACCGCACAAATTGCTTCGGTTACTGTTTCCGGAAAGGCAACCAATAACGATAAAGCAGCATTACCTTATGCTAGTATCGTTTTAAAAAAGGAAAAAGACAGTGCATTTGTTGCCGGAACTATTACCAATGAGGAAGGGCGATTTTCTATCACAGGAATTAAACCGGATCATTATCTTATGGAGACTTCTATTACGGGGTACAATAGACAGATTCTTCCGGTATTTATAGGAAGTCTTTCCGAGTTTTTGGAAATTCCTCTTATTGAACTGGAAAGAAAAAAAGAACAGGAAACCAAGATTGAAGAAGTAATTCTCTCCGGAACTAAAAAGAATGAAATCAATAACCAGCTTGATAAAAAAATCTATTCCGTAGCAGATAACATCAGCCAAAGTGGAGGATCGGTATTACAGAGTATGCAGAATCTTCCGGGGATAACCGTACAGGATGGTAAGGTACAGCTCAGAGGAAATGACAAAGTAACGGTTCTGATTGATGGAAAACAAACGGCACTTACAGGATTTGGAAGTCAGACAGGGTTGGACAATATTCCCTCTTCAGCCATTGATAAAATTGAGATCATCAACAATCCTTCGTCGAAGTATGATGCCAATGGAAATGCTGGAATCATCAATATCATCATGAAAAAGAATAAGCAGAACGGCTGGAATGGTAAGGTAGGATTCACAACAGGATTGGGGTCTCTTTGGGTGAGAAAGGAAAATCTTCCAACCATTCGTCCACAGTATACACTCACTCCAAAAATAAATCCGTCACTATCTGTTAACTATAGAAAGAATAAAGTCAATCTGTTTTTACAGGCGGATAATTTATATACTGAGACACTTAATAAAAATGAATTTGTAACGCGAACTTATGATGATGGAACTATTATCAATTCACAGCTTAAAAGAAACAGAAATACCAATTTCTTCACCACAAAAGCAGGAATGGATTGGAATATTGATGCCCAGAATACTTTAACCATCTCAGGAATGTTTGGAAGTGAGAAAATTATTGACCGTGGCGACCAGCCTTTCTTTAATGGAGACTTATCTCAACGCCTGCGTTTATGGCAGTTTCTTGAGGATGAATTGAAAACTACAGTAATGGGAACCGCTTCCTATCAGCATAAGTTCAAGGAAGCAGGACACTTGTTAAATGTAGGATTCAACTACACATTCCATAGAGAGGATGAAAAATACTTCTATGATAATTACCTGCCTTCTTCTACAGGAACGGATGCTTTTAAGTTATTATCTGATGAACAGGTCTACGATTTCAATATCGATTATATAAAACCACTTAGATACGGAAGATTGGAAACAGGGATCAAGCTTAGGAGCAGAAGCATTCCTACCAATATGAATTTTATTCCGGGAGCAAATTCAGTATTGGATGTTTCTGCAGGAGGAAAGGCAGATTATAAGGAATTCATTCCGGCTGTATACGGAAACTATGTTCTTGAAAATGAAAAATGGGAAGCAGAATTGGGATTAAGATTAGAGTATGTAAGAATTGAATACGATGTAAATCCCAATCATCCTACTTATAAAAGTGACGGTTATAATTATACACAGCCATTTCCTAATTTCAGGCTGGCTTATAAGCTTAATGACCGTAATAAGTTTTCTATTTTTTATAACAGAAGGGTAGACCGCCCTAATGAGGTAGATATCAGAATCTTCCCTAAATATGATGATGCAGAAATTATCAAGGTAGGAAACCCTGCATTAAGGCCTCAATTTACCAACTCTATTGAGCTTGGATACAAGTATAACTGGGACAACGGCTATCTGTACTCTGCATTATATCATCGTTTTGCCAATGGAACCATTACAAGAATTTCCAGTATTGTTCCAGGAAGTACTCTTATTTATGCCATATTTCAGAATGCAGGAAGAAGTTATAATACAGGATTGGAAGCAATATGGAACCAAAAAATTTCGGATGTATATTCCTTTAATGTGAATGGAAACCTATATCGAAATCAAATTGATGCATTTTCTGTACAAAATCTTTACCCTACACCCAATGTATTTTCTGCAGATCAGCAAACTGTTGTTTCAGGAAATATAAAATGGAATAATATATTTCATTTCGCCAAAGGATTGAGTGCACAGCTTACGGCTGTCTATCTGGCTCCGGATATTATTCCTCAGGGAAGAATACAATCCAGATTCTCAATGGATATAGGATTGAAAAAAGCCATTCAGAAAGGGAAAGGCGAACTGTTTTTAAATGCCTCTGATCTGCTTAACACCATGGTCATTAAGAAAAATATTCAGGGAATGGGATTCTCTTATACAAGCAACGATTATTACGAAACTCAGGTGGTAAGACTCGGATACAGCTATAAATTTTAA
- a CDS encoding phosphatase PAP2 family protein has translation MKRYFPKPLLYLLIFISFFQKMNAQNSVDTVAVRESVSDSISNIQPTKLNYKSLIIPAAFISYGVVGLSSSKLKQLNFSTRTEINEHQPTQMNLDNYTQYAPALMVYGLNAIGIKGKHNLRDRTIIYASSQLISAAFTMPLKYLVKEERPDQSNTLSFPSGHSTTAFSSAQFMFREYKDTNFWLSLSGYPFAIFTGVYRMLNDKHWLGDVVAGAGFGILSTELAYWLFPKIDTMLRGKNKTKNVTSSTMVMPFYQNKTIGIGLVKNF, from the coding sequence ATGAAAAGATACTTTCCAAAACCATTACTCTATTTGTTGATCTTCATCTCATTCTTTCAGAAGATGAATGCTCAGAATAGTGTTGATACGGTTGCTGTTCGGGAATCTGTATCAGACAGTATTTCCAATATCCAGCCAACCAAGCTTAATTATAAAAGCCTTATTATTCCTGCAGCATTCATTTCCTATGGAGTAGTAGGTCTCTCTTCAAGCAAACTCAAACAACTGAATTTTTCTACCCGAACAGAGATCAATGAGCACCAGCCAACACAGATGAATCTGGATAACTATACCCAATATGCTCCTGCATTGATGGTATATGGATTGAATGCCATTGGAATAAAAGGAAAACACAATCTGAGAGACCGTACTATTATCTATGCCTCTTCACAACTGATTTCGGCAGCCTTCACAATGCCTTTAAAATACCTTGTCAAAGAGGAAAGGCCTGATCAGTCGAATACACTTTCATTTCCATCCGGACATTCCACTACTGCATTTTCCTCCGCACAGTTTATGTTCAGGGAATATAAGGATACTAATTTCTGGCTCAGTCTTTCAGGATATCCATTCGCTATTTTTACAGGAGTATACCGAATGCTGAATGACAAGCATTGGCTGGGAGATGTAGTTGCAGGTGCAGGTTTCGGTATTCTTTCCACAGAACTGGCCTATTGGCTCTTCCCAAAAATAGATACTATGCTGCGTGGAAAGAACAAAACTAAAAATGTAACCAGCTCCACAATGGTAATGCCTTTTTATCAGAATAAAACAATAGGAATAGGATTGGTTAAGAATTTTTAA
- a CDS encoding leucine-rich repeat domain-containing protein, with protein MTKIISTLAVILSINITAQEIVIKDSNLKTALLQQFDQNHNEKLEFSEINTVTKLKLDEKNISDLSGLEHFQNVTELNLRKNNISDFTLINKLTKLENLYIGDNNKIGTLDLKELVNLKSIYAFRLGLTKIQLNSQNIKHIYLQDNLFTDFDTRKFPALHTLNLDGCKPLVNLNLSKNKELVQLYLLGTSIKELDISNNKTLKTFYIEDSVKLIKATDQEATKRAPIITVK; from the coding sequence ATGACTAAAATTATATCCACCCTTGCAGTTATATTATCCATCAACATCACTGCGCAAGAAATCGTTATTAAAGACAGCAACCTCAAAACGGCTTTATTACAACAATTCGATCAAAACCACAACGAAAAACTTGAGTTTTCGGAAATTAATACTGTAACAAAACTGAAACTGGATGAAAAGAATATTTCCGATTTAAGTGGTCTTGAGCACTTTCAGAATGTGACAGAACTTAATCTGCGAAAGAATAATATTTCAGATTTCACTCTTATAAACAAACTTACCAAACTTGAAAATCTTTATATAGGCGACAACAATAAAATTGGAACACTGGACTTAAAAGAATTGGTAAATTTGAAAAGTATTTATGCTTTCAGATTAGGATTAACCAAAATACAGTTAAACTCACAAAATATAAAACATATCTATTTGCAGGATAATCTATTTACCGACTTCGATACTAGGAAATTTCCAGCACTTCACACCCTTAATCTTGACGGGTGTAAACCACTTGTCAACCTAAATCTATCAAAAAATAAAGAGCTCGTACAATTGTATCTACTGGGAACATCAATAAAGGAACTGGATATTTCGAATAACAAAACCCTGAAAACATTCTACATAGAAGATTCCGTAAAACTTATTAAAGCGACTGATCAGGAAGCAACGAAGCGTGCACCTATTATTACCGTTAAATAA
- a CDS encoding T9SS type A sorting domain-containing protein translates to MIAGSSKSNNGDVTGNHGDYDAWVVKLAPENLATSEVAKDPSVTATIFPNPAKDNITLKLDYFTPSMEATITDMLGKTVHQQKLEGLNTKINTSRLEKGIYFLNVLGGTLKTTKKFIIE, encoded by the coding sequence GTGATTGCGGGAAGTTCTAAGTCCAACAATGGTGATGTGACAGGAAATCATGGAGATTATGATGCTTGGGTTGTAAAGCTTGCACCAGAGAACCTGGCTACTAGCGAAGTTGCGAAAGATCCTAGCGTTACAGCTACTATTTTTCCAAATCCAGCAAAAGATAACATTACTTTAAAACTTGATTACTTTACACCTTCTATGGAAGCAACCATTACGGATATGCTTGGAAAGACAGTTCATCAACAAAAATTAGAAGGACTAAATACCAAGATCAATACAAGCCGTCTTGAAAAAGGAATTTATTTCTTGAATGTACTTGGTGGTACACTAAAAACAACCAAAAAATTCATTATAGAATAA
- a CDS encoding SDR family oxidoreductase: protein MSNYYNDKVVWITGASSGIGEALVKELAQKSNAKIILSSRNEEQLYEVAESAGLTVNRYAVIPLDLKNYKEMPEIAAKAAKVFGKIDILINNAGLSQRSLAMETDIEVDKRLMDIDFIGTVALTKAVVPYMIRNKGGQIAVVSSLMGIFGAPMRSGYAAAKHALHGFFDALRAELYAQNISITIICPGFIQTNISVHAVTGDGSSQGTMDDATHNGMPADVFAKKMLRAIEQKKNQRAIGGKEVLGVYLKRFFPALLAKIIRKAKVV, encoded by the coding sequence ATGAGTAATTATTATAATGATAAAGTAGTCTGGATTACAGGAGCATCATCAGGAATTGGAGAAGCTTTAGTAAAAGAATTGGCTCAAAAGAGCAATGCAAAAATTATTCTTTCCTCCAGAAACGAAGAACAGCTCTATGAAGTGGCAGAAAGTGCTGGTCTTACGGTTAACCGATATGCTGTGATTCCTTTAGATCTGAAAAACTATAAAGAAATGCCCGAAATAGCAGCCAAAGCAGCGAAAGTCTTTGGAAAAATAGATATTCTGATTAATAATGCAGGATTATCCCAACGTTCTCTGGCTATGGAAACTGATATAGAAGTAGACAAACGCTTAATGGATATTGATTTTATCGGGACAGTGGCTCTAACGAAGGCTGTTGTCCCTTATATGATCCGAAATAAAGGCGGTCAGATTGCCGTTGTTTCAAGCCTTATGGGAATATTTGGGGCCCCAATGCGTAGTGGTTATGCGGCTGCAAAGCATGCTCTTCACGGTTTCTTTGATGCACTGCGGGCAGAACTATATGCTCAAAACATTTCTATAACCATTATCTGTCCGGGATTTATACAAACTAATATTTCCGTTCATGCAGTAACCGGAGACGGTTCATCGCAGGGAACGATGGATGATGCTACCCATAACGGAATGCCTGCAGATGTTTTCGCTAAAAAAATGCTTAGAGCTATTGAACAAAAGAAAAATCAAAGAGCCATTGGTGGCAAAGAAGTATTGGGAGTTTATCTGAAAAGGTTCTTCCCTGCCCTGCTGGCAAAAATAATCCGAAAAGCAAAAGTAGTCTAG
- a CDS encoding FAD-binding dehydrogenase, whose product MEETFQPDAIIIGTGLAGLTAAMEITNAGKKVLLLDQETEQNIGGQAFWSFGGLFLINSPQQRRVGIKDSYELALQDWKGTAGFDRDEDYWPRKWAEAYLKFAAGEKYEYISKLGIKLMFMVGWAERGDGSANGHGNSVPRFHVSWGTGTGVIKPFVEKAYQAKEKGLLQMKFRHRVTELVVENGKITGLKGDVLENDSQERGVATNRNIISQFEYSAAHIIIASGGIGANHELVRKNWPERLGTPPENMVCGVPAYVDGKMIGIAENAGANIINRDRMWHYTEGLQNWNPIWPNHGIRILPGPSSLWFDAKGKRLPAPFLPGFDTLGTLKYIQDTGYSYSWFILTQKIIKKEFALSGSEQNPDITNKDYALFLKRIFGKKAPGPVEAFKEHGKDFIVSDNLKDLIEKMNLLAGNNLLNYDKIKSQIEARDRELDNKFSKDTQVNYIRSTRSYLGDKLGRVAAPHKILSPENGPLIAVRLNILTRKTLGGIKTNLNGQVLKEDDTTIEGLYAAGEAAGFGGGGMHGYRALEGTFLGGCIFSGMKAGKYIAGLKKDN is encoded by the coding sequence ATGGAAGAAACATTCCAACCCGATGCCATTATCATAGGAACCGGATTGGCAGGGCTTACTGCTGCCATGGAAATTACCAATGCCGGGAAAAAAGTACTGCTGCTGGATCAGGAAACCGAACAGAATATTGGTGGACAGGCTTTCTGGTCATTTGGCGGACTTTTCCTGATTAATTCTCCCCAACAACGAAGAGTAGGAATTAAGGATTCTTATGAATTGGCTTTACAGGACTGGAAAGGGACAGCCGGATTTGATCGTGATGAAGATTACTGGCCTCGTAAATGGGCAGAAGCTTATCTGAAATTTGCAGCAGGTGAAAAGTATGAATACATTTCCAAACTGGGAATCAAGCTGATGTTTATGGTTGGCTGGGCAGAACGAGGTGACGGATCAGCAAATGGGCACGGAAATTCTGTACCCCGTTTTCATGTAAGTTGGGGAACCGGAACAGGAGTAATAAAACCTTTTGTTGAAAAAGCCTATCAAGCAAAAGAAAAGGGTCTGTTACAGATGAAATTTCGGCACAGAGTCACAGAACTGGTTGTAGAAAACGGAAAAATAACTGGTTTGAAAGGGGATGTTCTTGAAAACGATTCTCAGGAAAGAGGTGTCGCTACCAATAGAAATATTATCTCACAATTTGAATATTCCGCAGCTCATATTATCATTGCCTCAGGCGGTATAGGAGCCAATCATGAATTGGTAAGGAAAAACTGGCCCGAAAGACTGGGAACGCCTCCGGAAAATATGGTTTGCGGAGTGCCTGCTTACGTAGATGGTAAAATGATTGGTATTGCTGAAAATGCAGGTGCCAACATCATCAATCGCGACAGAATGTGGCATTATACAGAAGGTTTACAAAACTGGAACCCTATCTGGCCTAATCATGGAATCAGAATATTGCCTGGACCTTCTTCATTATGGTTTGATGCCAAAGGAAAACGCCTACCCGCTCCTTTTCTTCCTGGATTTGATACACTTGGAACACTGAAATACATTCAGGATACGGGATATTCTTATTCCTGGTTTATTCTAACACAAAAGATTATCAAAAAAGAATTTGCCCTCTCAGGCTCAGAGCAGAATCCTGATATCACCAATAAAGACTATGCCCTTTTTCTCAAACGGATTTTTGGTAAAAAAGCACCTGGTCCTGTAGAAGCTTTCAAAGAACATGGCAAAGACTTCATTGTATCTGATAACCTGAAAGATCTGATAGAAAAAATGAATCTGCTCGCAGGCAATAATCTTTTGAATTACGACAAAATAAAATCTCAGATCGAAGCTAGAGACAGAGAACTGGATAATAAATTTTCAAAAGACACCCAGGTGAACTACATCAGAAGTACCAGAAGTTATTTAGGGGACAAACTGGGAAGAGTGGCTGCTCCCCATAAGATTCTTTCTCCTGAAAACGGACCTTTAATAGCGGTACGGCTTAATATTTTAACCCGAAAAACACTTGGCGGAATAAAAACCAATCTGAACGGACAGGTTTTAAAAGAAGATGATACCACAATTGAGGGACTTTATGCAGCAGGTGAAGCTGCAGGCTTTGGCGGTGGCGGGATGCATGGCTACAGAGCATTAGAAGGAACATTTCTCGGTGGTTGTATTTTCTCAGGAATGAAAGCCGGAAAGTATATTGCAGGATTAAAAAAGGATAATTAA
- a CDS encoding SMI1/KNR4 family protein codes for MEINLPDHWSDFIKIFTKKHKEDIVYDVVRVFRTKEEIRERYDTHEFEEFLPEYIPVADDSAGQVAVISKNNKDTKVYLSSYGVLQKELLEVLDRDLMHWMQRKFPFDKVQHVLSDADIEKREKENSLLVQKVSLFPVITEFLKDPVCIEGLALPENYASVEHIYYFQDGYQYNSVENKVLARDVPGEFKPSWIVLASNYFADPFFIDLNEAKDGFPVYFAWHGQGNWKPVKVAENLTEFQNVLLQIQSVRFDKAGLIDYFDENIDLENPLWEEVYASIEEEEECVSNSIEAYEAMGSEVNLYITDIGPNKMKVIALLKREFGLSGSEALELSKKSKILFRTGYTQWLEYDRKQLEDLGAKVGFEALS; via the coding sequence ATGGAAATCAATCTTCCTGACCATTGGTCAGATTTTATAAAAATTTTTACTAAAAAACATAAAGAAGACATTGTTTATGATGTGGTACGTGTATTCCGGACGAAAGAAGAAATAAGGGAACGTTATGATACTCACGAATTTGAAGAATTTCTTCCTGAATATATTCCTGTTGCAGATGATTCTGCTGGTCAGGTTGCGGTTATTTCAAAAAATAATAAGGATACAAAAGTCTATCTGAGCTCATATGGTGTGCTGCAGAAAGAGCTTTTAGAAGTTTTAGATCGTGATTTAATGCACTGGATGCAAAGGAAATTTCCTTTTGATAAAGTACAACATGTACTATCTGATGCTGACATTGAGAAAAGAGAAAAAGAAAACAGTTTGTTAGTGCAAAAAGTTTCTTTATTTCCTGTTATTACGGAGTTTTTGAAAGATCCGGTTTGTATTGAAGGCCTTGCATTACCTGAGAATTATGCCTCTGTAGAGCATATTTATTATTTTCAGGATGGATATCAATATAATTCGGTAGAGAATAAAGTTCTGGCAAGAGATGTTCCGGGAGAATTCAAACCAAGTTGGATTGTTTTGGCTTCCAATTATTTTGCTGATCCTTTTTTTATAGATCTGAATGAAGCTAAAGATGGGTTTCCCGTGTATTTTGCCTGGCACGGACAGGGAAATTGGAAACCTGTAAAAGTAGCTGAAAATTTGACTGAATTTCAGAACGTATTGCTTCAGATTCAAAGTGTAAGATTTGATAAAGCAGGATTAATAGATTATTTTGATGAAAATATAGATCTGGAAAATCCTTTATGGGAAGAAGTATATGCCAGTATTGAAGAGGAAGAAGAATGTGTTTCTAACTCAATAGAAGCTTATGAAGCAATGGGCTCAGAAGTAAACTTATACATTACTGATATTGGTCCCAATAAAATGAAGGTTATTGCATTACTTAAAAGAGAATTCGGACTTTCAGGATCAGAAGCTCTTGAACTCAGTAAAAAATCTAAAATATTGTTCAGGACAGGTTATACTCAATGGTTGGAATATGATCGTAAGCAACTGGAAGACCTTGGAGCAAAGGTCGGATTTGAGGCTTTAAGTTAA
- a CDS encoding TlpA family protein disulfide reductase translates to MKMSFTIVFLILFSGFVFAQNKIEVGKKAPEITMAKPDGSSFSLSSLKGKLVLIDFWATWCAPCVGEQPELKKLYETYSDQVKANTFEILGVSLDKNKESWQKAIERFNINWIQISDLKFWKSPVAKAYEIDELPFNVIINGEGTIIAKNLHEKELEEFLKKNLNNN, encoded by the coding sequence ATGAAAATGAGTTTTACCATAGTGTTTTTAATCCTGTTTTCTGGATTTGTATTCGCTCAAAACAAAATTGAAGTAGGGAAGAAGGCTCCTGAAATAACCATGGCTAAACCGGACGGCTCTTCATTTTCACTTTCAAGTTTAAAAGGGAAGCTGGTTCTTATTGATTTTTGGGCTACCTGGTGTGCCCCGTGTGTAGGAGAGCAGCCTGAGCTGAAAAAATTATATGAGACCTATTCGGATCAGGTGAAAGCCAATACATTTGAAATCCTGGGGGTTTCTTTGGATAAAAATAAAGAGAGCTGGCAGAAAGCAATTGAACGATTTAATATCAACTGGATACAGATCAGTGATTTAAAATTCTGGAAAAGCCCTGTTGCGAAAGCCTATGAAATAGATGAGCTTCCTTTTAATGTAATCATAAACGGAGAAGGAACCATCATTGCTAAAAATCTTCACGAAAAGGAACTGGAAGAGTTTTTAAAGAAGAATCTAAACAACAATTAA
- a CDS encoding DoxX family protein, which translates to MKKNYFLRCALSVILLMHSAISIFSGDVNNFGIHYLDTIGFSPIGLYLAWLVKFTHLVSVFLIWRDRFIKPVALCNIVIFALGIYYIHWGNGWFVVGGGTNGIEFNVLLIFSFINLMLPEVRLKKINQ; encoded by the coding sequence ATGAAAAAGAACTACTTCCTCAGATGTGCATTATCAGTCATCTTGCTTATGCATAGCGCAATCTCTATTTTTAGTGGAGATGTCAACAATTTTGGCATTCACTATCTGGACACCATAGGATTCTCTCCAATAGGGCTTTACCTTGCCTGGTTGGTGAAATTCACTCACCTTGTTTCTGTTTTTCTTATCTGGAGAGACCGGTTTATAAAGCCAGTTGCTCTATGTAACATTGTAATTTTTGCATTGGGAATCTATTATATCCATTGGGGAAATGGTTGGTTTGTAGTAGGTGGCGGAACCAATGGGATCGAGTTTAATGTCCTACTGATATTCAGTTTTATCAATCTCATGCTTCCTGAAGTTCGTTTAAAAAAGATCAATCAATAA